The genomic DNA CCCCGTCTCCTGCAAAGTCTAGAAAAAAACAAGAGACGTTGAATGCGTAAGCCATATAACGTTTCCCGTCAAGAAAATGAGCCCTTTAACATTCGATTTGCCCATTTTGATTTTTTTCAAAAATTTTGAACTTTTTTCTTGACCGGTATTCGGGTTTTCCTTAGAACCTTTTTCGCTTCAACGGCAAGCATTCCCCAGTAGCTCAATCGGCAGAGCGGGTGACTGTTAATCACTAGGTTCGCGGTTCAAGTCCGTGCTGGGGAGCCAAGAGAATCAAACCCTCGGTAATTACCGAGGGTTTTTCTTTTATTTACAACGCAAAACAGTATTTTCAAGGCTGTCTCATTTTTTTACACGATATGAATAAAAGCACTTGAAATCTGAACCTCATTCAGCTATTACTCCCTCCTCGTTGACGTTCAAACGCAACGAGAAATGCTCCCCAGTGGCTCAATCGGCAGAGCGGGTGACTGTTAATCACTAGGTTCGCGGTTCAAGTCCGTGCTGGGGAGCCAAGAAAATCAAAACCCTCGGTAATTGCCGAGGGTTTTTTCTTTGGTTTACCCTATAAATACCAACCTCCAAGACTCTCTCAATTTTTTTTGCTTGGAATGAATAAAACCACTTGAAACCTGAACCTTATTCAGCTATTACTCCCTCCTCGTTGACGTTCAAACGCAGCGAGAAATGCTCCCCAGTGGCTCAATCGGCAGAGCGGGTGACTGTTAATCACTAGGTTCGCGGTTCAAGTCCGTGCTGGGGAGCCAAGAAAATCAAAGCCCTCGATAACTATCGAGGGCTTTTTCTTTGGCTTAATTAATAAAAAACAATATATTACGGTGAATTAAATACATCACCACAACTGTCATTTCTAATATGGCTGAAATAGCTTGAAGCCGGCAACTGAATCAGCTATTACCTCCCCCTTATGGAAATCATATCAATTGCTTCAATCATTGTCGGCTGTGGCGCAATTCTGGGCCTTGTGCTTTATGCAAGGGGCTCTCGAACACAGACAACCAACCGCCCCAATATCAATATCGACTTTGATACAGCCAAAGAACGAGAAGATAAAAACCGCTACTTCAGCTAGCCCCCAATCACCAGACTGTTTTTGAAAGCCGCGCCTTGCGCGGCTTTTTTCTTGACTTTTATCCACTGCCACTGCCACGTTATACATGGTTGCATCTTCAACAAAAAGGCAAAACCATGAAGCACCTCGCAACTGTATTGACGTTGCTGATTACTACAGCCCTGCTTTCCGCATGTTCAGACACACCTGCCAACACATTTCAAGGCTATGGGGAAGGCGAATACGTATACATATCATCCCCTATCGGCGGTGCCCTCAAAGAACTACACGTCACCCGTGGACAAAACGTTCAACAAGACGCGCCACTGTTTACACTGGATCAGGACTTTGAAAAGGCTGCTGTCAAAAAAGCCCGCCATGAATTGCAAGCTGCTCAAAATAATCTCGCCAATCTTGAAAAAGGAAAACGCCCTTCCGAAATAGCAACAATCCTTGCCCGTCTCAAACAGGCCAAGGCATCTTCGGCTCTTGCTCAAATAGAATACACCCGCCGCGTGAAGCTTATCAGCGAACACACCATTTCGCAGGAAGAGCTTGACCGGGCAAAAAGTGATTATGATCAGAAATCACAGCAGGTTCATGAAATAGCATCCGAGCTGGCGACTGCCCGCCTCGGTGCCCGGAGTGACGAAATCAGAGCGGCAGCCGCTCAAGCACTTCAGGCAGAAGCGGCTCTGGAACAGGCTCTCTGGAACCTCAACCAGAAAAAGCAAAGTGCTCCACAGGACGGACTTGTTTTCGATACGCTCTACCGCGCCGGAGAATGGGTCCCTGCCGGCAAACCCATTGTCAGCCTTCTTCCCCCATCCAACATGGAAGTCATTTTTTTCGTACCGGAACCCCTCGTGGGGTCCCTTTCGATCGGTCAAAAGACCGTAGTAACATTCGATGGGGCGTCATCTCCCATACCGGCTGAAATCTATTATATATCACCATCAGCTGAATATACTCCCCCGGTTATCTTTTCGAGCGAAAGCCGAGCCAAACTTGTTTTCAGAATCAAAGCCAAACCGAAAATCAAGGACGCTCACCTACTGCATCCCGGACAGCCGGTAGATGTCACTATCCCTGCCCTTTCCCCTTAAAAACAAGGAAATAGTGTGTCTGCCGAAACTGTCATAGATGTGCACGGATTAACCAAGTCGTTTGGTAAAAAGACTGTGGTCAACAATCTGGACATGACCATTCGTAAAGGGGAAATTTACGGATTCCTCGGTCCGAACGGCTCCGGAAAGACCACCTCGATCCGCATGCTCTGCGGTCTTCTGAAACCCAACTCGGGTTCCGGCTCCTGTCTGGGATATGACATAAGAACGGAATCCGACCTCATTCGGCCTCATGTGGGCTACATGACACAGAAATTCAGTCTTTACGAAGACCTGACAGTCAGGGAGAATCTCGAATTCACAGCAAAAGTATTCGCCTTGGAAACCCCAGCAGCAATGGTAAATGAGTGTATCGACCGCATGGAACTCGGACAATTTGAAAACCAGCTTGCTGGCGCACTCTCAGGTGGGTGGAAACAACGCCTCGCCCTCGGGGCCTGCACACTGCATTCTCCGAAACTTCTGCTGCTCGATGAACCGACCGCAGGGGTCGATCCCGGCGCCCGACGCGATTTCTGGGATCAGGTGCACACCCTTGCGTCACAGGGAATAACAGCCCTCATCAGCACTCATTACATGGATGAAGCCGAACGCTGCCATCGTCTCGCGTACATCGCATATGGCAACCTCCTCGCCTCAGGTACTTCCGAAGAAATGATACATGATGCACAATTGACGACATGGAGCGTAACATCCGATCAAAATGAAACAGAACTGCACGCACTTTCCGAGCAACTCAGGAATCTGCCCGGTATCGATCAGGTTGTCGCATTCGGCACCACGCTCCACGTAAGCGGCCGCAATCCGCAACGCATCAAAGACAGTATCAAGCCTTTCCAGACAGAACGATTTTCATGGGAACTCATTGAAACAAGTCTGGAGGAAGTTTTCATCGACCTCATGCAAAAGAGCAAGGCAGGACTGAAATGAGCAGTTTCTCGCCCAAACGGTTTTCTGCGATGGTAATCAAGGAATTCATCCAGATGCGCCGGGACAGACTCACTTTTGCCATGATGATCGGCATCCCCCTCATCCAGCTCGTACTGTTCGGCTATGCGATTAACTCGGACCCACGCCATCTGCCGACAGCCGTTCTGTCCGCCGACAACACTCCCTATTCGCGCACCATTGTGGCGGGAATGCAGACAAGTACCTTCTTCGATATTACACATCACCCGAAAACCCGCACTGAAGCCATTCGTCTTGTCCGCGAAGGCACGGTCCAATTCGCGCTCACCATACCGGAAAACTTCGGCCGCTCACTATTGCGCGGCGACAGACCTGTGCTTCTGCTTGAAGCTGACGCCACGGACCCGACGGCAACCGCCAAAGCCGCCTCGTCATTCCCGGAAATAGTTCGGCAGGCACTCAGCCATGAACTGAATGGTCCCAACGCCGTCCTGAACCAGAAGCAGGCTCCCGTGGATATTCGAATCCATAATGATTACAACCCGGAAGCCCAGACCCAATACAACATTGTCCCGGGCCTGATGGGAGTCATCCTGACACTGACGCTGGTCATGATAACCTCGCTCGCCATCACGCGAGAGTCAGAACGCGGTACCATGGAACACCTGCTTTCCACCCCCATTCAGCCTCTGGAAGTCATGCTCGGCAAAATCATCCCCTATATTCTTGTGGGATATATTCAAATATTACTAATTATTACAGCATCCCGCTTCCTTTTCGACGTCCCCATGCACGGTAGCATTCTACTGGTTTTCGCCTCATCAATCGTCTTCATCGGTGCCAACCTTTCCGTAGGCGTCACCATATCGACCATGGCCCGCAACCAGTTGCAGGCGGTTCAAATGTCCATATTTTTTTTCCTGCCGTCGCTGTTGCTGTCCGGATTCATGTTCCCATTCAGGGGAATGCCCCAATGGGCGCAGGCAATCGGATCAATTCTTCCGTTGACGCATTACCTCCGTCTGATCCGCGGCATACTTCTTAAAGGTAATGATTTAGGAAATTCCGTACAGCACGGCTGGCCCATTCTTGTTTTCTGGCTTGCCATCATCGCCATCGGCCTCAAGCGATACCGGCGCACACTCGACTGATACTCTCTCAAAAGCTGTTTACTTCACGATTCTAAGTCATTAAGTTATAGACTGCGACGAACTGAAAGGAGTTGAAACGCAGCCATGACATTTTCTATTCTCGCCGGACTTTTCGGCGGCTTGGGCCTCTTTCTGCTCGGCATGCGCCTGATGACAAAAGGCCTACGAAATGCCGCGGGACCGGCTTTGCGAAAAATCCTCAGTAATTGGACCAAAACACCATTCAGAGGACTCTTCTCCGGATTCATGATTACGGCATTGGTGCAGTCTTCCAGCGCCATAACCGTCGCGGTCATCGGTTTCGTTAATGCCGGTCTCATGTCCATGGCCCAATCCGTCGGAGTCATATTCGGCAGCAACATCGGCACGACTGTAACAGGCTGGATCGTTGCCGCCGTAGGAGTAAGCGTCAAAGTCAAGGCCCTCGCTCTCCCGCTCATCGGCATCGGAGCGTTGTTACGCCTGACCGGTGCCAATACTCGCCGAAAGTATATTGGCGATGCCCTGACCGGCTTCGGCATCTTCTTTTTGGGAATCGAGATACTTCAAAGCTCGTTTCACTCAGTTGAAAGCAGCATCAACCTTGCGGCCTTCACCTTCGGCAACGTGTTTGACATCGTCATTTTCGTTTTCATAGGCTTCCTGCTGACACTGCTCATGCAAAGTTCCAGCGCAGCCATGGCTCTGGTTCTCACAGCCGCCATGTCTGGCATAGTAACCATGGAAAGTGCGGCAGCCGCTGTCATCGGCACCAATATCGGCACCACGACCACAGCCCTGTTTTCCGTTATCGGCGCGACATTCAACGCAAAAAAAGTCGCCGCGGCGCATATCATTTTCAATCTGGGCACAGGGATCATCGCCCTCTTTCTCATCCCTGTCTTTCTTCTGGTTTCCCAATCATTCGATTTTAACATGGCGGCCAGCCTCGCAATATTCCATACGTCTTTCAATCTGTTGGGCGTCTGCGTATTCCTCCCCTTCACTGGCCAACTTGTATCATTCCTTGATCGACATATCGGCCGTGAAATGGCCGAACTCGGCAAGCCCAGATACCTTGACAGCAACACACTCAAAACACCGACCTTCGCCATGGACGCACTGTTCATGGAACTGGGCAGCCTCGGTGAAGCCGCACGCCTTGTCGGACAAAAAGCCATTACCTCGAAATTCCGCCACAAGGATTTCATCAAGGACAAGGCCGCACTGGACAACCTGATTCTCGCAATCAAGAAATACTGCGTGAAGATGCAGCATCTGGACCTGCCCGAGTCCGTGGCAGACAAGCTCCCCAAAGCGCTTCGCGTTGTGCAGTATTTTCAAAAACTCATTACCATTGTTGACGATGTATCCAAAGACCACGCATTATTGAATCATCAAATCCCCGGTACCGCAGCAGCCACGGCCCGCAATTTTCGCAGGGAAATACGTGATATTTTGAATGTGGCACACACGCCCTGTGCGCCCGAATTCGCAGAACTGGAAAAACTCCTGAAAGATCTGCACGTCCATTACAATGAATTGAAAGAAGCCCTGCTCCGCCTTGGTGCTCAAGGCCGAATAGATCTTAACCAGATGGTCGCTTTGCTTGACTATTACTCACGCATGCGCGTCATGTGCGAACAGGCCGCCAAGGGAACGACCCACTGGGCCATGATTCGAGACATTGACATCACCTGCTCGACCGCGACCGAAAACAATGATTACGCCTGGAAACCGAAAGAATAAACTGCTACTCAATGGCTCAATGGAGACCGTTCAATGAATCGACGTCAACTTGCTGTTCTGCTTATCTTCTGCGCCCTCGCCCTTGCTGCGGGGGCGTACGTCCTCCTGTCAGAAGCCCCCAAGGAGGAATATGTCGTCCACCGTGAAGCGGTCAAACCACCGCCAGAAGACGTCAAGGCCCCCGCCTGGGTAGACAGCGGCCAGACTCCCGAACCTGACTATACTCCGGCTCAGGCAGAAGCCCACAACGCGACTCCCGTGCCTCCGAAGCAAGAACCGGAATATGTACCTCAGGTTATCGAAGTCAAAGAGGACAGCGTAGTTACTCTCTCTTTTGTCGAAGCGCTCTCCAACTTTTTCCTGTCCCGTTTCGTACCGGCTGATACTTCCGGCGTTTCGACCACCGGTGTCAGCGCCAAATCGGTCAACATGCACTTCGGACAGGAACTGACAGGCTTCTCCGTCCCCGGTGACGATATTCGGACCGCACGCAAGGCTGTGCTTGATTACGCATTTACACCTTCGATGCTGAAAACTCTGGAACAAATATATTCTCCGGCTTTCCTGGCATATCTTGTAGATTCAGCCACAACGCAAGAGCGCGAATATACCGTTGGGATGGATAAGGAAATTCGCCCCCTGACTGTTGCAGAAACCAGTGAAATGCTGAGACTGAATGCCAATGTCCTGAAACAGACGGCATCCATATTCAGAATCATCGCCAACGACCCGACCATAACCGAACTGGCAGGCAAATATCTTCGTTCCGCCAAAGCCGTGGAACGGGCCAACGGTCAATTGCAGACCGCCATTGCCGACGAAAAGGATACGGCCAAAGCGGGACAGCGTCTCAAACAGGCAATACTGCAACGGGAACACGTCAAGAATTCCATTGTCAGCCGAATCAAACGGCATTGCCCCGGATGCAGTTCCTCTGAGGCCTTCTACATAGCGCAGTGGGCTTACCGCAGAGTACTCGGAGAACCGGTAAAACGTCTCCCCACTTTCAAAACGGCCTCAGAACTATTGGACAAAATGTCAAAACGCTTTCTCCAAGAGGCTGCAAAACTGAAATAAGGACTCTCCCCAACGGGATACGCTTTACTCTGTATTTGTGCTTATGATTCCTACTGGAAGACATTAACTGCATCAAAGGAGTTGCAATGTATTTCAAGCAGATAACCACTCCCGGACTCGGCTGTTTTTCCTATGTGATCGGATGCCCCGCAGCGCGTGAAATGATCGTTGTCGATCCCAAACGCGACGTGCAGGATTATCTGGATATCTCACGGCAGGAAGGCATGAAAATCACTCATGTCATTGATACGCATGTTCACGCCGATCATGTTACCGGAGCTCATGAACTCAAGTCGCATACCGGCTGTGACATAATGATGTATGAGACATCCCCGGTCACATTCAATTTCACTCCGCTGAAAGAAGGCCAGAAATTGACTGCCGGAAACGCGGGGCTTGAAGTGCTGCACACTCCCGGCCATACGCCGGATTCACTGTCACTGCTTGTTACGGATTTCAGCCGGGGGCAGGAACCATGGATGGTTCTGACGGGTGATGTCCTCTTCGTCGGGGACATCGGCAGACCCGATCTCGTGGGCAATGCGAAACTCGATGAACAAATCACTAACCTCTACAACTCCCTTTACGTCAAGCTTGCCAGCTACCCGGATCATCTGGAAGTCTTTCCAGCCCACGGCGCAGGGTCCCTTTGTGGCCGCGGCATGAGTTCAAAACCCAACTCCACCCTCGGTTTCGAACGACGCCACAACCCCATGCTCGGTTTTGACAGCTTTGAAGCCTTTCACCTCGCCATGAGTCAGCAATTCCCGACACGGCCCAAGAGCTTCACTCATATCATTTCCACCAATGCCTCGGGCGCACGACTTCTGGAACGGTGCCCCATGGATCTCGCCATGGAGCCGGACCGTTTTGAGGAACGAATGCTGGACTCGGCTGTCGTCATCGATGTTCGCAACGCTGCGGCCTACGCAGGTTTTCACATTCCCGGCTCCATCAATATCGGCTTCGAACCGAGCCTCGCCAACTGGGTCGGGATGGTTGTCGATCCGAAGTCGGACCTGCTTCTGGTCGTTGATTCCCAAGCGGATTATGAACGGATGCGGACAGAACTGCACCGGATCGGTTACGACAATATCCACGGCTATCTCATGGGTGGCATCGAGTCATGGGTTTACAGCGGACGCCCGGTAGACAAGCTTTCCATCGATTCTGCTCAGGAAGTTGAACAGTGCCTTGAAGACGGCAAGAAACTGAGCATTGTGGACATACGGACACCTGCGGAAATAGCGCAAGGGAAAATCCCCGGAGCGGCCACGGTTTCTCTGATCGACATTCTGGACGGGAAATTCGATCTCCCGGAGGAGGATCACCATATCATTTATTGCGCTTCAGGCTACCGCTCAAACATTGCGGCATCTTATCTGCAACGCCACGGCTACTGGAATGTGCGAGCCCTCGCAGGCGGAGCCATCGCCTGGACACGTGCCGGATATCCGCTGGAGAAATAGCAAATCAAACGGCACCAAATCTGAAATCCATCAAAAAATCCCTGCAACCGATGTTTCAGGGATTCTTTGATGGGAAATTTTCCGTCACCGTAACTGACATATCAGATTTGAACCACATGGCTGCGACGTCAGGATACTTCTCCCGAACAAACCGCATTCCCTCGGTGCCGCCCATGATGAACAACGCTGTTGCCAAGCTGTCTGCGGACTCAGCACTGTCAGCCACAACAGTGACCCCAGCGACCTTGTCAGCAGGCTCCATGTCAACGGGATTTATGATGTGATGCCGCAGGTCGGTTTCTCCATCCTTTTCCAAAAGAACGAACTGCTGATAATCACCTGAACCGCAAACGCCTTTTTCACGAACGGCAATGGTCGCAAAAACAGCATCCTTACGGGGATGCCTGATACCAACCTTCCAATCACGATCTCCAAAACAGTAAAAATCCCCCCCGGCCTCGACAATGCCAGCCGCAATCCCTAGTCCGCGCAACATCTTGACTGAAGCGTCAATAATCGTCCCCTTGGCTACACCGCCAAGATCAAGCGCCATGCCGGTTTTCTCCAACCGCACTCTTCGTTGCGCTTCGTCAAACTGAACCTTGTGGTAATCAACCAGATCCTTTTTTGACCGGGCAACACTCTCATCAAGCGCATAATACAAGGGAGAAGTCGTCAAGGCACCGATGGTCGGATCGAATACACCACCAGTCTCATCACTGAACCGAATCGTCCGCCGAATCAGGGCATATGTCCTTTTTGACGGAGTACTCCAATTCCTTCCGGCAGAATGATTGATGCGCCCAACTGATCCTCGTGGATTCCTGAAATCCAGATCCTTCTGCAATTCACGCATGAAAGCCATGACCTTGCGCGACGCTTCGTCCGCGGCCCTGCGGCTGTCGGCAACAAGAGTCAGGCTGACGATGGTTCCCATGGCAGTGTCAGTATATTTGTACGCGCTTTCATAATCCGCAGCATTTTTCCGGTGAGCATGCACATGCAGACCGCCGAGCACGAACAGAAACAACGCGCTGAAAAGACCAATCGCCCATGTCACTTTTCTGCCCAGATACAACTTTTTCCCAAGCACCTGACTCCCAAAAGGAAGGCAGCACAATAATCCCCAAAATGCAGCCAACTGAAAAACAACATCCAGTTGATGTGCGTACTGAACCATCAAACCGCCAGCCAGCGGTCCCGCCATGAAACCAACTCCGGATACGGCATGTGCCATCCCGAACCCCCGCCCCTGCCGGGGAGACAGACGAGAGGCAAGAGTCATGGAAGACGGTATCGAAACAGAACTGCCAAGCCCCATGACACCGCCCCAAAGAGCAAACTGCCAAAGCTCTCTGCTCGCTCCGACTCCATAAAGAGCGACAGCGCTCAGCATCAACCCGCAAAAAGTCAGCACGCTTTCCGACCGCCCATCAAGTATACGCCCTGCAACCGGAAGCCCGAAACAAACAGCCAGTCCGGGAATGGCAAACAGCATTCCGACGACAAGCCCGCTCCTTCCAAGGGTCAACGAAAGCAGAATGGGATAAAAAGCCGCAACCAGTCCTATGCCAAAGGTTCGTCCGGCAATGGCGGTATACAAAAGAAACAGGGAATAATCTCCATCATGACCGGACCAATTCTCTTCAGAATCATCAGTCCGAGGACCAACCTCTGCTTCTTTTGGAAAAAATACAGCAACAACCAACAATGCCAACCCCATACAGCAGGCAGTACCGACAAGCACAGGTTGCACTTCCCGCCCCAGATACAGCCAGCCTCCCGCAAGAGGTCCGACAAACATTGCAACATGGAATAAAAAGGTATGAGCAGAAAACCAACGGACCTTGGCGTTGCCTGAACTCCCCCCTATGACAGCCATGCCGACAGGCCTGACAAGCCCGGAGACAATCCCCATAACACACTGAATAGCATATAATATTGTTATGGAAGGCACCGCAAAATATACCAAGGGAACGACAGCGCCGAGACCTGTTGCGAACAGCAATGGGATGCGCGCACCAGAATGGTCTGTCCACTTCCCAGCCAACGGCCCGATGACTATCCGGGCAAAATAATACCCGGCAAATCCACTGCCAAGCCATGCGCCGCTGATCTTTTCATCCAGACTCATGAGAGGCAGAACAAATGAAAACAGCCCGACACCGAGCGCCACAAGAAAACCGCTCGCCATCACGGCAGTCATCCGATGCTGTCCCGCAGCACTCGCTTTATTTGTAGTGTCCCTTTTCATTCATAATCCATGGAGATAGTTGCCACAGTGTGACCGCAAACGGCATTCGTTGCAAGCAGCCCGGTGAACGGGAGCATAAAGTAGGCGAACGCCCCGTTTCATACTATCACGCACTGCAATTAATCGGTAAATGGCAGTCTTTCTTCGGGCAACGGCACGGAAAGAACTTGACCCTTTTGCAATAAAGCGCGAAAAAATAGCACGATGCGTGCATCACTCGAATTCAAATCGACAAAAATCGGAATTTTTCGCTAAAAGCTTTCGGGAAAAAACCGGCAGCAGGTGAATGCAGCACAAAAAAATAATACTGGTCCGCAGCGCCAGAATTTATTGTTTGCTATAGGTCCAATTCAAAACTCGGAGTAAAACATGTCAAAAAAGATGAAAACAATGGACGGCAACACCGCTGCCGCGCATGTGGCATACGCCATGAGCGAGACGGCTGCCATCTATCCCATCACCCCCTCCTCGACGATGGGTGAAGTAGCTGACGAATGGGCAGCTCAGGGACGAAAAAACATTTTCGGGCAAAAAGTCCAGATACGTCAGTTGCAGTCCGAAGCCGGTGCAGCCGGCGCAGTACACGGTTCTTTGGCAGGCGGTGCTCTGACTACCACGTTTACGGCCTCTCAGGGACTCCTGCTGATGATCCCGAACATGTACAAGATTGCCGGTGAGCTGCTACCCAGCGTTTTCCATGTGTCTGCTCGCGCAGTTGCCGGTCACGCGCTGTCCATCTTCGGTGACCATCAGGATGTCATGGCAACTCGTCAGACCGGTTTCGCCATGCTCGCTTCCAACTCGGTTCAGGAAGTCATGGACCTTTCCCTGGTTGCACATCTGGCCGCAATCGAGGCCAGCGTTCCCTTCATCAGCTTCTTTGACGGCTTCCGGACTTCCCATGAAATTCAGAAAATCGAAGTCATCGACTATGACGACATGAAGCCGCTGGTCAACATGGAAAAACTCGAAGCGTTCCGAGCCAAATCCATGAACCCGGAGCATCCGAACATCCGAGGCACCGCCCAGAACCCGGACATCTATTTCCAAGGCCGCGAGATTGCCAACAAGTATTATGACGACCTCCCGGCCATCGTGGAAGACGCCATGAAAAAGGTCGGCAAGCTCACCCGCCGCCGTTACAAACTGTTCGACTACGTGGGTCACCCCAAGGCGGATCGCATCATCGTCGCCATGGGTTCGGCCTGCGAATGCATTGAAGAAGCAGTCAACCACCTCAATGCCAATGGCCGCAAGGTCGGTCTGGTCAAGGTTCGCCTTTTCCGTCCGTTCTCGGTCAAACACATGCTCCGCGTGATCCCCAAGACCGTCAAGAAAATCGCGGTACTGGATCGCACCAAGGAACCCGGCTCACTGGGCGAACCCCTGTATCAGGATGTCTGCTCCGCCTACTTCGGCAAGGCCAACGCTCCCAAGATCGTCGGCGGGCGCTACGGACTCGGTTCCAAGGAATTCTCTCCGGCCATGGCTGTAGCCGTGTTTGACTCCCTTGCCCGTCCCAAACACAACTTCACCGTGGGTATCGAAGACGATGTCACGGGTCTGTCCCTGCCGCACTGCGGCTGCGTGGACACCACCCCCGAAGGCACGGTCCAGTGCAAATTCTGGGGTCTCGGTTCCGACGGCACAGTCGGCGCGAACAAGCAAGCCATCAAGATCATCGGCGACAACACCCGAATGTACGCACAGGGTTATTTTGCCTACGACTCCAAAAAATCCGGCGGCATCACCATTTCCCATCTGCGTTTTGGCAAGAAACCGATTCAGTCCACCTACCTGATCACGGACGCGGACTATATCGCCTGCCACAACCCCAGCTATGTGCATCTCTATGACGTGCTGGACGGCATCAAGGACGGCGGCACCTTCGTGCTCAACTGTCCCTGGACAGCAGAACAGATGGAGAAGGAACTGCCCGCAGCCATGCGCCGCACCATTGCACAGAAGAACCTCAAGTTCTA from uncultured Pseudodesulfovibrio sp. includes the following:
- a CDS encoding HlyD family efflux transporter periplasmic adaptor subunit — its product is MRGFFLDFYPLPLPRYTWLHLQQKGKTMKHLATVLTLLITTALLSACSDTPANTFQGYGEGEYVYISSPIGGALKELHVTRGQNVQQDAPLFTLDQDFEKAAVKKARHELQAAQNNLANLEKGKRPSEIATILARLKQAKASSALAQIEYTRRVKLISEHTISQEELDRAKSDYDQKSQQVHEIASELATARLGARSDEIRAAAAQALQAEAALEQALWNLNQKKQSAPQDGLVFDTLYRAGEWVPAGKPIVSLLPPSNMEVIFFVPEPLVGSLSIGQKTVVTFDGASSPIPAEIYYISPSAEYTPPVIFSSESRAKLVFRIKAKPKIKDAHLLHPGQPVDVTIPALSP
- a CDS encoding ABC transporter permease; this encodes MSSFSPKRFSAMVIKEFIQMRRDRLTFAMMIGIPLIQLVLFGYAINSDPRHLPTAVLSADNTPYSRTIVAGMQTSTFFDITHHPKTRTEAIRLVREGTVQFALTIPENFGRSLLRGDRPVLLLEADATDPTATAKAASSFPEIVRQALSHELNGPNAVLNQKQAPVDIRIHNDYNPEAQTQYNIVPGLMGVILTLTLVMITSLAITRESERGTMEHLLSTPIQPLEVMLGKIIPYILVGYIQILLIITASRFLFDVPMHGSILLVFASSIVFIGANLSVGVTISTMARNQLQAVQMSIFFFLPSLLLSGFMFPFRGMPQWAQAIGSILPLTHYLRLIRGILLKGNDLGNSVQHGWPILVFWLAIIAIGLKRYRRTLD
- a CDS encoding Na/Pi symporter encodes the protein MTFSILAGLFGGLGLFLLGMRLMTKGLRNAAGPALRKILSNWTKTPFRGLFSGFMITALVQSSSAITVAVIGFVNAGLMSMAQSVGVIFGSNIGTTVTGWIVAAVGVSVKVKALALPLIGIGALLRLTGANTRRKYIGDALTGFGIFFLGIEILQSSFHSVESSINLAAFTFGNVFDIVIFVFIGFLLTLLMQSSSAAMALVLTAAMSGIVTMESAAAAVIGTNIGTTTTALFSVIGATFNAKKVAAAHIIFNLGTGIIALFLIPVFLLVSQSFDFNMAASLAIFHTSFNLLGVCVFLPFTGQLVSFLDRHIGREMAELGKPRYLDSNTLKTPTFAMDALFMELGSLGEAARLVGQKAITSKFRHKDFIKDKAALDNLILAIKKYCVKMQHLDLPESVADKLPKALRVVQYFQKLITIVDDVSKDHALLNHQIPGTAAATARNFRREIRDILNVAHTPCAPEFAELEKLLKDLHVHYNELKEALLRLGAQGRIDLNQMVALLDYYSRMRVMCEQAAKGTTHWAMIRDIDITCSTATENNDYAWKPKE
- a CDS encoding rhodanese-like domain-containing protein, with protein sequence MYFKQITTPGLGCFSYVIGCPAAREMIVVDPKRDVQDYLDISRQEGMKITHVIDTHVHADHVTGAHELKSHTGCDIMMYETSPVTFNFTPLKEGQKLTAGNAGLEVLHTPGHTPDSLSLLVTDFSRGQEPWMVLTGDVLFVGDIGRPDLVGNAKLDEQITNLYNSLYVKLASYPDHLEVFPAHGAGSLCGRGMSSKPNSTLGFERRHNPMLGFDSFEAFHLAMSQQFPTRPKSFTHIISTNASGARLLERCPMDLAMEPDRFEERMLDSAVVIDVRNAAAYAGFHIPGSINIGFEPSLANWVGMVVDPKSDLLLVVDSQADYERMRTELHRIGYDNIHGYLMGGIESWVYSGRPVDKLSIDSAQEVEQCLEDGKKLSIVDIRTPAEIAQGKIPGAATVSLIDILDGKFDLPEEDHHIIYCASGYRSNIAASYLQRHGYWNVRALAGGAIAWTRAGYPLEK
- a CDS encoding ABC transporter ATP-binding protein, yielding MSAETVIDVHGLTKSFGKKTVVNNLDMTIRKGEIYGFLGPNGSGKTTSIRMLCGLLKPNSGSGSCLGYDIRTESDLIRPHVGYMTQKFSLYEDLTVRENLEFTAKVFALETPAAMVNECIDRMELGQFENQLAGALSGGWKQRLALGACTLHSPKLLLLDEPTAGVDPGARRDFWDQVHTLASQGITALISTHYMDEAERCHRLAYIAYGNLLASGTSEEMIHDAQLTTWSVTSDQNETELHALSEQLRNLPGIDQVVAFGTTLHVSGRNPQRIKDSIKPFQTERFSWELIETSLEEVFIDLMQKSKAGLK
- a CDS encoding MFS transporter, with product MTAVMASGFLVALGVGLFSFVLPLMSLDEKISGAWLGSGFAGYYFARIVIGPLAGKWTDHSGARIPLLFATGLGAVVPLVYFAVPSITILYAIQCVMGIVSGLVRPVGMAVIGGSSGNAKVRWFSAHTFLFHVAMFVGPLAGGWLYLGREVQPVLVGTACCMGLALLVVAVFFPKEAEVGPRTDDSEENWSGHDGDYSLFLLYTAIAGRTFGIGLVAAFYPILLSLTLGRSGLVVGMLFAIPGLAVCFGLPVAGRILDGRSESVLTFCGLMLSAVALYGVGASRELWQFALWGGVMGLGSSVSIPSSMTLASRLSPRQGRGFGMAHAVSGVGFMAGPLAGGLMVQYAHQLDVVFQLAAFWGLLCCLPFGSQVLGKKLYLGRKVTWAIGLFSALFLFVLGGLHVHAHRKNAADYESAYKYTDTAMGTIVSLTLVADSRRAADEASRKVMAFMRELQKDLDFRNPRGSVGRINHSAGRNWSTPSKRTYALIRRTIRFSDETGGVFDPTIGALTTSPLYYALDESVARSKKDLVDYHKVQFDEAQRRVRLEKTGMALDLGGVAKGTIIDASVKMLRGLGIAAGIVEAGGDFYCFGDRDWKVGIRHPRKDAVFATIAVREKGVCGSGDYQQFVLLEKDGETDLRHHIINPVDMEPADKVAGVTVVADSAESADSLATALFIMGGTEGMRFVREKYPDVAAMWFKSDMSVTVTENFPSKNP